The Plasmodium vinckei vinckei genome assembly, chromosome: PVVCY_09 genome includes the window AGATATTGTGATTACGATTtgtttttgattttttgtTTGGCGAGTTttgtatttgttttttttcatattcattGACTGAGTTTATtatgttaatattattagtaAAATCAGATGAGTCTATCAaatcattttcaatttgACCAACACAGGATGTATAGtggtttctttttttttctacattttgATTCTgctcataattattatattcgtTTACTTGTGTATTGATAGGTGTTTGTGTGTTTatgccatttttttttgaaaagttTAAAAAGGGTTGTtcatcaatattatttggattatttatatacttatGGGAGGTATAGGAAATTTGTTTGTCTGTCAGTTCATAATTTGtatcaatataattaagTGATGTGTTAAAggtaatattattttctggTGATTTAGTTTTATTATCACAGATATGCTCATTGAAttgtttacatttttttattatatttttttttaataattgtataaaaattaatcgtaatttatttttgctaatatttgatatatcttttttacaAACTTCAACATATTCATcaagttttatatttttcaaacaaTCATCTAAAGTTACtcttccattttttattattcttatgagtataactttttcaataaaatttgttagataatttttatttacttcTTCATCTTCTATATACGAACTATTTCGATATTTATCAGATAAATAATTGATATTATAATCTGATTCTACTTTTGtcatatcattattatatatacatgctGTATCGgcaataatatttgttgtaaaaaaattataatttacacattttggcatattatatgatgttggaatatttttaataggATTTGAATTTGTAGAAATGGTAGGAGGGTTTGTTATTGAATTTGAAACTGTTGATGTAGTGATATTATTTGATGGTGaggtattattatttagatGTTCAGATGAATGAGTATCTACCCCTTTAATACATGTTGGgtgaatataatatagcATAGAAGAATAtctaattaaaatataaatatttctaataattacataatattctactctttttattttacatatacatGATGAGCATTTACAaccttttatatatttataattttcaagatctgataaaaaatgtatttctGTATCTATTGGTACATTTgttgttgtttttttatctgCTTCTGTTTCATTATCactattaaataatatgttatctgtatttttgttgtattctttttttttttcactttctatattgatataattgattttttcattatcttGTGTTGTGGAATTATGAGTACATTCAATAGTTTTGTTGTAAATAATTCGAAAATCTAGAATGTTATGAATTAGTAagcataaaattatattcctGATCATACTAAAGTCATAGTTAGATAgattaattatttcattcatgcttaatttatttccataAAGTAAAATAAGTTCAACTATTTCACTACAACGCTGACCAAATGCgtcatatattatgtacTTAAGATAATCTAGTTCATGGCTTATCATtttgtattaatatattttagctacacaaaaaaaagttatgaAATAATAGTGAAAGGATTTTAATTTGgtgatataatatgtatgtataacTGCTTCatcatattaatttatgcATTCATgcatttatacaaaaatggAATTCTACATATTGATagtcataataattttgatggAAGGAGTTGAAGGATGAGGGGAAATTGGGAGAGTAATATGTTGGCTAGCCCATTGAAGAAAGgccagaaaaaaaaaatatatatggcaGTGAAAATAGaaagtataaaaatgttgaaaaaaataaaaaaaaaattttcactTTAATAccaaatgaaataaaaaaaaaaatgatagaaagaattaaaaaaaaattaattcattaaaatatcatatttttatgggAATTTTATTCATGTTTAAGTAAAAGATGCCACCTACCTATATAATATGGTAATACGTtgtaaaatgaaaatatatgtatacataaatttatagTCTTATTACTTCACCGATTTTaagtgaaaatattttatgtcaTATATGCGGTTggatataatttataacatAAACTTTAtaggaatatatatttaaaatttcagAAATAttgtaaagaaaaaaatgacaaaaataaattaattaataagttggaatatatttcatcatatagttacaaaaaataaattttaaataatttttttctccaaACATTTgctatacaaaaataaggGAGGTCTCTATACTGTGAATAGGGATTTTTCccttccattttttttctcacaATTTGAAAGTCCATTTTGTAAATAGTGAAAAGTTTATACTTTGGAAAATGGTAATATGAATGACTcccaattattattattattattatcacatttttatgaacagtcatataatttttattactatttaatAAGGTTTTCGGTTAGCTTTGCATATGATGACAATTATGTTTGAcgaataaaaacaatagttaaattaaagataatatttcataCTTTGAACTAATTTAgtgatataataaaatttggtATACGCATTTATGTGTGTGTGACATATTGGTAtggatttaaaaaaaaaaaatgatttggagagtcttttttttttaaagaatattatctatataaaaaaagggaattaataattagctctaataaataatggaatgaaataataaaaaaaagcattttttcatttatttttaagtcTGTTTTATGatttgtatgtatatatattttgggtatttttttgtctgTCTACTTTAAGTACCGCAGGGTGAATATATGGCAaacttttaattattatgtttgaaaattattattaatatatagcaTTTGAAAAGAAAGGATAATCTGTATGATGAGATGAACACGCTATCAGAATACAGTATGAAAACTgcttaaaaatttatgctATATTGTCTGTCCATTTGCTTACCATTTTTTtgccattttttaattctattTGCTTTTTATAGAAAGAATAAAGCAAGCTGTTTTcgataaaaacaaatttaatttaaaaaaaaaatatatacaaaatgaaaaggttcgaaataatatagtaGAAAATGTTTATAACCATTGTTTATATGAggtttcaaaaaataattataaagaaaaacagGATAGGGGACATAACAATATTGTGAGAGGTTTGAGGAATGAATTCTTCGATCCTGTTTTTAGAGGCCATACTAATTTTAGTAAAGAAAATACAAGCAGTATAGAaagtttgaaaaatttaagaTGTACTAATGAATCCAATAATAGTGACACTACTAATGATGATAGGAGTGAAAGGAATGTCAAACGGGGTTGTGAATTAGTTGATGAGGAGTATTTGGATTTTTCTGCACAACATCGGAATAATGAggtttgtttttaaaagagcaaaaagaatataattatcCAGTATGAAAAAGggattatatttatacatatcgaaatatattattataaatttgaaattttttacaattttaagAAAAATGCTACTGGAATTGTGAAATATGAATACTGCTATATATGCGAAATAGGGAAGCCATGTTTTTGTATGGATGAAAATTATGACAATGATAAAGTAGGTGCAGAAATATGTGGTGgttgttttatattatattccaATATTTGTTAAGCTTTTGATAAATTGTAAACATATGTATTATTCAGTTGGccttttatacatttttaaaatatggtattattaatttttttacaaatattaattagGAAATTGGTGATTGgcataatacaaatataaagtCAAATGTTCATTCGAATTTAAAAGACATATCAGTGAgatgaacaaaatatatgatgttgttttttatcataaaataattataataaatatggacatatatatttttttgttttcagtatataatggaaaaaattcAGTCTaccaaaaaaaagcaaGAAGAAACACCAATTAATAAGTtagaaaaataagaaaaaaaaaagaaagacaataaaaatatacctattatgaatattttaatttatttaattcaggaaaaataatttaacaaGTAATTCTCCTGGAAAGAAGAAAAGTATAgacattaattttttatttcattatatgtTAGTGTTGCTACttgttgattttttttatttcattatatgtTAGTGTTTCTACTTggtgattttttttatttttttatatggtTGAAAAATGCTTATACTTTGATAAATaggtgaaaaaaaaaattctaaGAAAGTTTTGAGCATTTACGAAAGGTAGGAATAGTTTGCAAAAATGGAAAACTATCAGATATGCATGaaatatgcaaatataaatgtatagTTTTATAACCTTTTCTATAgatcaataaaaaataaattaatatttatgtaagatattaattttgttataaatattttggtTTTCATTATcgttttatttcttcacATGTATTATGCCAGATTCTATCGTGACAAGATAAAAATCGTCAAAGACAAATTATCTAACTTAAGAAATGGGACAGAAGTATTAGGTTATTCATTTTGTGTATCtatctattttattttcaaccTTAGCCATGTTCaaacatattaatttaaacactatttttttttatctttatatgTGTATGTTATTGGTTACTTTCAGATGAAGAACTTAATATGGATTATAAATCtataaatgtaaatttttcagattaaatttaaaaaatgttaactATGTTATTCATTTCTATTTTATTCGTATATATGCTCATTATAGACTAGCTATATTTTTGACAtgactttttttttaatttaggATTATGAGAAGGATGAGAATTTTATGATAGATAGAATGGAAGctctaaaaaatatggaaaggTATGGAAAATGTAGcgaaatattttaacataatttatttatttttataaatatttctatttcatatatacatatacatgcatatacatACTTTATGTTTTGTCCTATTTCCCAGAAAGCATTTAGAGCTGTTGTCAGTGTTGCTATATGAGCACAAAGAATTGGCAGaccatattttatgatcaatttcaaatttacctatattatataaaataatgtgaATAGGGAGATTTCAGAATAAAATTCATGATTTAATTAAactttaattattaaaaaaatatagttttaaaaaggaaatttataaaatgaacaaaacaaagtaaatatttacaaatatatttttaataaaaaaaaaatgaatagaAGTTAAAGACCAAGATTCGCATGTATATGTAAATCAGTACATGCatgtgtgtatataaaaatatagttaaTTGATTTTCTGAATTTAATGAgaccatatttttaaaactttaTCTTTTCCCCCAGATGCCACAAATTTTCCATCATTTGACCAATCAATGGCATATACAGCATCTGAATGACCTGGTAAATCTACAAgtaatgtttttattttactttttgctttatcatttttttctttttctttttttttttttttttcttcaccATCTTCTCCATCATTTGGTTGATCGTTATTTTGGGTGTTATCTtctttttcgtttttttgttcatttttttgttcatttttttggtCATTTTTTTGGTCATCTTTTGTTTGGTCAGTATTttcttcctttttttttaaaagaggAACTAAATGATTAATTCTCCATAACTTCAAAGTACTATCTTGACTGCATGaaacaatataattattatcaattGACCAAGCAATTTTATAAGCAGGTCCGACATGACCTCGATAAACAGCCAAATAAGTTCCATCGATACCTGACCATATTCTTATACTTTTATCAAAAGATGATGAAGCAATAAATTTTCCATTGGGAGAAAATTGTGTATGTATAACTGGTTTTTGGTGACCTAATAATCTGGTTGATTtgtatttatcattttttaaacattcAATTAAATGTAATGTACCATCATCGGATCCACTTACTAATTTTTCATGactttgattttttaaaaaattattataaatgtttttacttttattaatatggttttctatatctattttatttattatagtatctaaattatatatgccattttttaaaatccGTTCAGAATTAATTGATAATGTATTTACCCAATGTTTATGACCTTTAAAATCGTGAATTAATGTACCATTATATACAttccatattttaataGTTGTATCTCTTGAACTACTATAAATTCTGctgtttttttcatttataccTGACCATAATATACATGTTATAGTATTTGTATGAcctgttaatattttatctacACTATTGCtaagaatattattaattcttATAATACCATCTTTTCCAGCACTTGCTAATctactatttatataatagcaCTCTTTTGATTTAGTCTCTAAAATTGTTTCTGTTTCGTTTTCAAATTCtgtttttttcctttttttcattttatcaGCTTTGGATTTTTGTTCATGTTCTTTCTGGATTTCACCTGACTGTTCAGGTGGATTATCATCATGGGAAGCATTTGTTACATTTCCAAGATGGTCATTTTCGGTCCcatttgttattttattatctttatcATTTGATAGTTCCTGCTctgcttttttttgttttttattttcatgaatattttttttgatgttGGTTTCTTTGAGTAAATGCAATGGCTCAAAACATAAGGTGGTGACTTCTTTTTTATGAcctgttaatatatttaataatttccCAGTGTGTGtatcatatatacaaacatttttatccaTTCCAGTTGTTgctaaaaatttattatctggtgaaaataaaacagaTAATACCCAATCAGTATGATCTTTTAAAGTAGCAATGGGAGTTTGAGTATTAATATCCCATAGTCTAACTGTATTATCACCTGACCCGGTAGCTAAATGTGAACTATTTGGGCTAAAAGCTAAACAAAGTATAGAATTTGTATGACCAGGCAATGTAGAAttacaattattaatttttttgactttaaaaatgtttaaaggaaaatattttattgataatatatcttcactactaatattattattttttattgattcatataaattattttttaatggcAATTTATCATTAATCATAAAAGAATAATTAACATCTTCTGAATCATCTTCAGTAAAAtcttcacttttttttttaaggtcatttattaattcatccaaattttcttttgttaTAGTTAATGGGACATTGATAACAGGTCCCGTGCTTTTATTCTCATGGTTTACAAACTGAATTAAAATTTCCTTTGTTAATGTATTTGTATCATTTTCCATTgttgttttaaaatgtataatatagaaaggggtaaaaacaaaacagacaaaaataaactaGCCAAACGGATTAAATaaactttaaaaaattaatatgtaaAACAAATGTAGTTGTATTAATGATAAGAAtatcaatttttaaaaagtatgATGCTGGTGAAAATAACacagatatatatttccaatATGGTTCCTCATTattttagtatatatatatatttattactatatatttttaattatgatttcttttatcctatataataataatataaatattgtatCACCTACATTATGAGTAAAAAATGGGTGagaatatttatgaaagtttttttttgttctttttaaatttgtggatttatattttgaaataatatgtatatttttggaatagtaataatatatccgttaaattattcatttattattttttttagtatgtatacatatgcatatattattatttaattaccTATCATTTGTTTAACAACGacattgtatttttaaataagcagtatataattttttttttgtaaatatatataaatggataatataaaataaaatattttgaactTTATTGGATATaggtatatatttttactttttatagGGGtcagtaaaaaatatgcataaaatagttttattataaaaatggatatgGAATATAGTTGTATTTAGCTGTTTAATTTgtgtttataaatatgtattgtGTTTTACAAGTTTCTTAttttaagaaatatatgtgataattaaataaaattatttttgacaacgatatatatatgcctCCTTTGtacatatgaatatatatataataacaatataaagtaaaaaaaagtttaacTATGTTATGAGATGAGAAAAACACaaaacatttataaaataatttaatataaaaaatatgaaatatatatataggttTATAATATGTTCAAATTGTTGCTTTCTATGATTCTGCTTTTATGGaaactaaaaaatgaataaaagaatatttatgtgaaatattataaattataatttttttatgttatgtagctgtttttttttttcgtcatACCATTTGTAAGGTCCTCTAGATTGTCTTGTATATCAATGGCAATGTCATCTAAATTTTCTCCGTTTAAAATCtgcaatttttaataaagtaatatttatttgtaataatattcaaTAAAGGTAGCAGttgttgttattattattgtggggttttgttttatttattataattttattttttacattatattGCTGTTCTTCAATTGTTGTGtcatcattttctattCTCATCTCCCCTTGGTTTAAGcaaattatttgttttgttaTGAATATCCACTACGATGGaaaagtataaataattgtgtgttattataattttataatcatGCAAGGAAATAGTggcatatatatagcatACCCAATTGTTTAAACACTCTTCCGTGTTACAactatgaaataaaaataaaacaaattattatatgatagtaaaaacaaaatgaaataatatataaacaatatagaatatttaattgAGAGTtatgttgttttttttttaagtaaatattaaatttatgatttcatattttataaccAAAGCATAACGGAATCTTTGTTGACTAAGAAAGAAAGAGtgaatttatatgtatgcataaataaatatatatatacatacacatgataatgtataaatgacatccattttttatttctttagtTGTTTAATGGGAATGTGCTTACTAATATTAGCAACTAGGCATTCAGAATttgttgaaaatatttcaagAGGTGCTATAACTTCAGATAGTTTTATTgtatcaaataattttgatccCCTAAATGGTGAGAGGGAAACGTGagtataaattatatatatatatatatatatatatatatatatattcatttgtttatttttgttgtaTTAGTCGGTGTAGTTATATGTTCATTACTTGTATAGCTCGAGGGTCTCGCTTTTCAAAATAGCGGATACAGTAATAAATTCATTCTTCCCCTACAAAATATGAGAATGATCACTTTTGAATGTGCATGTTAATATGCTATTATGTGCTTggacatttttttagtacatttttttaatacttttttttgtcgatatttcaaaattcCTCGATGAGTTTTTTGGCAAAAGCCAGGATTATTTTTCTCTGCATTTGATGGATAAGACAGAACAAAAAGAAAtgccaaaaaaaaaattaaagatatattcattttatttgatttataaacaaaagtATATTGGGTTTGTAACTATATGaattttctataaatttagataattataaaaaggaaGACAAAAAGGgacaatatttatatagtttatacttttttagagaatatatatatattttttttctatgtTTATGATGTTGCTTTTTAtggatataaaatatggtatacaatttttttcaattaatttaaatataacaaagtcttaaataataattacagTTTTTCAATGTATGTACAAAAGcattatgtttttaatactttcataattttacttaaatagtaaaaataataataatttttttaaaaaaaacttaaactttttaacaaaatggcaaatataaaatagattaaaaaaacaaaaaaaaaatgtgtatgaAATAATCATAACAAAATAGAATAGTATTACAAATggtttttcattttatcaaaaagCGAACAGAATAATAATTAGAatgacaataaaaataagaaaaatatttaaaagtaGTTGTGTTTTACTGCATCCAAAAAGTGAGGAATTATTActaagaagaaaaaaataaaaatatattttattaatcaAATGTGTAAATAAGAGGAATAAAAGAAAGCAAAACATGAAGGTagtgtaaatatatagatacatttttactttgaaaaaaaggaataccTTGTTCTATGAAAAATTGATGGATGTTccgaattatttaataaacttTGTGTTGTGTCATTTTCTTGATACCAATAATTTGAAGGGTCTATTAATCTCTctgtataattatttaatacaaCAGATCCATAATTagtttgtatattattagatGGGTTGacattatttattgcattataatattgtatAGAATATTCTCTATCTTTTTCGATTTGTAActgtttataattatattcattttgaattttttgatttaattcttcttgtattctttctttttctaattcttcattttctttcatCATTCTATcctcatatttttttttattaatatttcgATACTCTGCTAAAGGATCATGTTCTGTTGAATTGTTTtccattattaattatgtgtaaatttatataaagaatatttGATTAgcttaatataaaataattgtacATGCATAACAATGGTgtagatataaatatgtctAAGTATGTGGTTGCTTATTAGTATAATTGTATATGCTTAAATAATAGTTACAGTTGTTTTGAGTTTATCACGTATTGTGCCATATCAAATTGTTTGTCTTGTTTTGCCATGCCTTTATCGGAAATACTGCATGAACGAATTTCCAAATTTACTTCTTTAAAATTGGTGTGTaacaaaaaacaaattataaacaaatgaTGGGGGTGATGAGATACAGAACAGACAATGATTAATATTGATTTTAGTTTGGAATCATAAATAGAAATAAGaaatatgcaaataaatttgatctgttatattatttcttttttagaaaatttAGCACCGTTTTAtcattactattattttatttatttttgtaaaatttataaattaaaaaaataaaatttggaTGGGGTTATggaaatcaaataaaaatatatacataatgaatagtaaacaaaaaaaaacagaaaaAAGTAAGATAATTCttttatctttataatataatttttttaatttaaagtTATGgtaaaatttacaaatcAAATTGTTTAGTATATCggaatgataaaataataagagtaatattttgttatggaaaaataataaaaatagtatttatatatttcgaTTCAGATTAAAGGAAAAGGATAATATATACTCTTACggtttacaaaataaaaaattaatgtaatacaaaaatggatgaagcatatataatactgTTTAGttgtaatattatttttctccGTGAAAAATAccatttctatatatttataaaattccgcaatgtttataaaacataattaattaaatataaaatgatagTCAccaaaattgtaaaattatatatatccaaaatatataataatttgatgttataaaaatttagaataaataatatgagataaaaaaaaaaaaatagtaaacaCAAATAGGTTcaaaagaacaaaaaaaaaaaacaaataaaataggaaaaactataaaaaaaatatacaataacaaaagggaaaatattatcaagaTAGTTATTTGAttgaattataaaatacatatatatataatatatttttataatggtgtcaaatataaagaataaatatgcatgtGTATGTAGCATATGATTATATTGAATTTtctaaatgaaaaaattaaatacacaattatgtaaatatatatatatgtgttattttcaaaaaaaaaaatttaacatGTCCAATATCAACTTAACAAAAGGAAAGAGatgtgtattatatatgcactCTTAGTTTTACACTTAATAAGGTTGTAATGTTTGAAAAGCTATGGatgcatgtatatatttttttaatattgttattttacatattttgttcattatCTTTTTCGTGGTTTTCGACTCCTATaattttggaaaaaaaataaagtagtGAGCATAATGATTGTGCATAGAAAATTGTTGCATGAATATTGttagacaaaaaaatatcatacTATCAATTATAGCACTGTgaaagatatatattaataggCATAATATGAATACGTTTTAGACTAAAAAGAGGTGTATATTGAATGCacacaaattataaaatattactaACCTACTACGTGGTTGTTCATGatttttgtcattttttagtatagtttttttttttgaaatagaTCTTTTAGgttttgtttgttttttttgatcTTCCGAATAGATTATGATttctttttccattttttcattgttttttttttgactTTCTTCTTGTTCTTTTCCTCTTTTACTTCTTCTTGGGTTTCTTTTTCCATCTATATTTGTAGATGACAAATAAGACAATGCAAAAGATTGATTTAGTGATAAATCAGTAAGAGGtgatatttcttttttatttttttttccagtttttttttttgtaactttttttttattattattagaatAATATTCACTTTGCTCACTCtgttcatttatatttcgtAGAGGATATCCTTTTGTGTCTATTAATGTTTGAAGAGGTTCGGATTGTTCTTCTTTAAATTTAGATagttcatcattttttttttttctatatgcTTCTCTTCTTGGGTAAGTTCTTCTCATTGCGTTAGTATTATATGCAACTTGgtgatatttattttggttgtttttttttttgttttgaagcatatatttaaatagtaagaaagataaaaaaattagaataAAGACATTAAGTGTTATTATGTAGAATAGAAATGTGTGtgtgttttttatatattttaaatatttaataaaatgacatatataattattacatattgttcttattatattctctacttttttataaatcaCTGAAAATTCTTCcttcaaataatttaatatagaatatttattccagagattatttatatccattttttttatgaggagaaaaaaaattatttaaaaaaaaaataatatggttACAAACTAAATctacgaaaaaaaacaaatgggTTGTAAACTAGCACATTGAATTATGTGTGCGTTTAACTTTTGaattatagatatataaaaatagtatatacGCCTAagagtatatatatatatggtatgcttatttttgtttatttataattattaacgTTCAGAATAACAAAATTGTGTGTTTAAGTTTTTT containing:
- a CDS encoding ribosome assembly protein 4, putative, which encodes MENDTNTLTKEILIQFVNHENKSTGPVINVPLTITKENLDELINDLKKKSEDFTEDDSEDVNYSFMINDKLPLKNNLYESIKNNNISSEDILSIKYFPLNIFKVKKINNCNSTLPGHTNSILCLAFSPNSSHLATGSGDNTVRLWDINTQTPIATLKDHTDWVLSVLFSPDNKFLATTGMDKNVCIYDTHTGKLLNILTGHKKEVTTLCFEPLHLLKETNIKKNIHENKKQKKAEQELSNDKDNKITNGTENDHLGNVTNASHDDNPPEQSGEIQKEHEQKSKADKMKKRKKTEFENETETILETKSKECYYINSRLASAGKDGIIRINNILSNSVDKILTGHTNTITCILWSGINEKNSRIYSSSRDTTIKIWNVYNGTLIHDFKGHKHWVNTLSINSERILKNGIYNLDTIINKIDIENHINKSKNIYNNFLKNQSHEKLVSGSDDGTLHLIECLKNDKYKSTRLLGHQKPVIHTQFSPNGKFIASSSFDKSIRIWSGIDGTYLAVYRGHVGPAYKIAWSIDNNYIVSCSQDSTLKLWRINHLVPLLKKKEENTDQTKDDQKNDQKNEQKNEQKNEKEDNTQNNDQPNDGEDGEEKKKKKEKEKNDKAKSKIKTLLVDLPGHSDAVYAIDWSNDGKFVASGGKDKVLKIWSH